A single genomic interval of Brevibacillus brevis harbors:
- a CDS encoding sensor domain-containing diguanylate cyclase, with translation MPVLQKKANHSKKISLVALLTGLVSLSVVLTVTILLISFYQSKKQALIHTTLTLNHTSALKMSHTIDALIKSMRSSLQYSASIFSDMHAMNANEIHAKLELIRRTNNYFNSITVVDETGLVRSVSPESIGTEGTYLRTTAAKTILAKKKPYISVPYMTANSKRLVVLISEPIFDKDGIYRGFIGGTIYLQEENILNTILGSNPTDELGSSFYIVGSNGHLLFHRDASRIGEDISASPAVRKLLQGQSGYEQIVNLRGQTVLAAYVKVAENDWGVVVGSPISVVYEQVNRDIQCVLLYTLPPFLLLMLVVIGLARKVARPFVSLADLVSKAGREEVEFSEGKQHWNREADLLTRAIRFTLNDIKKQTDQLAHDARTDPLTGLANRRTLEETMQKWMMEQISFSLIMMDLDRFKCINDTYGHQSGDEVLKHFAKMISSSLRPEDVSSRFGGEEFVVLVSHAGLEEAYQVAERIRHALETRTNPIGQRLTVSQGIAHYPSHAVSAEDLIHIADEAMYRAKRSGRNQTMIAKVE, from the coding sequence ATGCCTGTCTTACAAAAAAAAGCAAACCACTCAAAAAAGATTAGCCTGGTGGCACTATTAACAGGACTAGTCTCTTTATCTGTTGTTCTGACTGTTACCATCCTCCTTATCTCATTCTATCAATCCAAAAAACAGGCACTGATTCACACGACGTTGACCTTAAATCACACAAGTGCACTCAAAATGAGTCACACCATAGACGCTTTGATAAAATCCATGCGAAGTAGCTTACAGTATTCGGCGAGTATCTTTTCCGATATGCACGCGATGAATGCAAATGAAATACATGCGAAGCTTGAATTGATACGACGTACAAACAACTATTTTAATTCGATTACCGTGGTGGATGAAACCGGGTTAGTTCGAAGTGTATCTCCCGAATCAATTGGTACAGAAGGGACATATTTGAGGACGACAGCGGCGAAAACGATCTTGGCAAAAAAAAAGCCTTATATTTCAGTACCATACATGACTGCAAATTCGAAACGTCTCGTTGTACTTATTAGCGAGCCTATTTTCGATAAGGACGGAATTTATCGTGGGTTTATCGGAGGAACCATTTATCTTCAAGAAGAGAACATTTTAAATACGATCCTTGGGAGCAACCCAACAGACGAGCTAGGTTCATCTTTCTACATCGTAGGTTCAAACGGTCATTTGTTGTTCCACCGTGATGCAAGTCGGATCGGAGAGGATATCAGTGCGAGTCCAGCCGTACGCAAGCTCCTTCAAGGTCAAAGTGGCTATGAACAGATCGTCAATTTGAGGGGGCAGACGGTATTAGCCGCTTACGTGAAGGTTGCTGAGAATGACTGGGGTGTCGTTGTCGGGTCACCTATTAGTGTTGTTTATGAACAAGTAAATCGTGATATTCAATGCGTTCTTTTGTATACGCTGCCTCCTTTTCTATTATTAATGTTAGTTGTGATTGGGCTAGCACGCAAAGTAGCAAGGCCTTTCGTATCCCTGGCCGATCTTGTGAGCAAGGCCGGTAGAGAAGAGGTTGAGTTCTCGGAAGGTAAACAGCATTGGAATCGAGAGGCGGACCTGTTAACGCGAGCCATTCGCTTTACATTAAACGATATCAAAAAACAGACAGATCAGTTGGCTCATGATGCGCGAACAGATCCGTTGACAGGGCTAGCAAACCGAAGAACGCTCGAGGAAACCATGCAAAAATGGATGATGGAGCAAATCTCCTTTTCTCTTATTATGATGGACCTTGATCGATTTAAATGTATTAATGACACATATGGTCATCAGTCTGGAGATGAGGTGTTGAAACATTTTGCGAAAATGATTTCTTCATCACTTCGGCCCGAAGATGTGAGTAGTCGCTTTGGCGGTGAGGAATTTGTTGTCCTTGTTTCCCATGCTGGCTTGGAGGAGGCCTATCAGGTGGCCGAACGAATACGCCATGCCTTAGAAACAAGGACAAATCCAATCGGGCAGCGGCTAACCGTGTCACAGGGCATTGCGCACTATCCTTCTCATGCTGTTTCGGCTGAAGATCTGATACATATAGCTGACGAGGCCATGTACAGGGCGAAGAGATCGGGTAGGAACCAAACGATGATAGCAAAAGTGGAGTAA
- a CDS encoding DUF4365 domain-containing protein: protein MNLPKAPDQHDQESISIAAFTLAMKKSDFIIRDVRQRDYGVDLNIEPKITNKNQKYATNYLCQIQIKDKINSENIKNNDGTYSYSLVISNIYYLLSQPASIFMIYLEDQDKFVWEWIFEIEKFAERKNIDLGKTNQCELTYRFTNELTDSSIREIYDRVFQIGEKIRQHRKEIINSHEVDFLKYEKVIHSFKDKDQKIQQYIKTKNYKEAYKLCSKIADIVESEEYFNDTALLALLAGDYKRACRYSSKSLNINPQNYLVHLYLGSAYLKLKNYSKARNSIAKSLSIKETPEAYTELGILEFVVGNIEKSIKDVETALILDKTYEGANLVLGHIYTSMFSFTKATSYLKRVIEVNSKNADALALLGTNYQESGKYTDAIDFYHKCLDYDKNHFYGLLGLSLSKLFNGDIEEGILFISKWISVHHRGKIATGEGLGIIYIGWEKSIFIRISRTNKNSIEVCLGDDIRIPVNLPNDKDKVIIGVLENVEQSWKLPIVGKVFGDTANFKEVIRNLNERLTFIQDFTHKKQSIDFHNETKLFIREEKDRVYFEIDFNGYKVTGYTNGNYEKKGFHEFVKAYNRFNVFQVSLCDLKTKKEVFFTVNNNVKIEYYDLLLVSD, encoded by the coding sequence GTGAATTTACCTAAAGCACCTGATCAACATGATCAAGAAAGTATTAGCATTGCTGCCTTTACTCTAGCTATGAAAAAGTCAGATTTTATTATAAGGGATGTTCGTCAGAGGGATTATGGAGTAGATTTAAACATTGAACCGAAGATAACAAATAAGAATCAAAAATATGCGACTAACTATTTATGTCAGATACAAATTAAAGACAAGATTAATAGTGAAAATATAAAAAATAATGATGGCACGTACAGTTATTCTCTAGTAATATCCAATATTTATTACTTATTAAGTCAACCTGCATCGATATTTATGATCTATCTCGAGGATCAAGATAAATTTGTATGGGAATGGATTTTTGAAATTGAGAAGTTTGCAGAAAGAAAGAACATTGATTTAGGAAAAACTAACCAATGTGAGCTCACATATAGATTTACCAACGAGTTAACCGATAGTAGTATTAGAGAAATATACGATCGAGTCTTTCAAATAGGTGAAAAGATAAGACAACATAGAAAAGAAATTATAAATTCTCATGAAGTTGACTTTCTAAAATATGAAAAGGTTATACATTCCTTTAAAGATAAAGATCAAAAAATACAGCAGTATATTAAAACGAAGAATTATAAGGAAGCTTATAAACTTTGTTCTAAAATAGCTGATATTGTAGAAAGCGAAGAGTATTTTAATGATACCGCGTTACTAGCTTTATTAGCAGGGGACTATAAAAGGGCGTGTAGATACAGTAGTAAATCACTAAATATTAATCCTCAAAATTACTTAGTTCATTTGTATCTGGGATCAGCATATTTGAAATTAAAGAATTATAGTAAAGCTAGAAACTCGATAGCAAAATCGCTATCAATTAAAGAAACTCCTGAGGCTTATACAGAGTTGGGAATTTTAGAATTTGTGGTTGGTAACATTGAAAAATCGATAAAAGATGTAGAAACAGCATTAATTTTAGATAAAACTTATGAAGGCGCCAATCTTGTGCTTGGTCATATATATACAAGTATGTTTAGTTTTACTAAAGCAACAAGTTATCTAAAAAGGGTTATAGAAGTGAACTCTAAAAATGCTGACGCATTAGCACTTCTAGGAACTAATTATCAAGAATCAGGCAAATATACAGATGCAATCGATTTCTATCATAAATGCTTAGATTATGACAAAAATCATTTCTATGGATTGCTAGGTTTATCCCTGTCTAAATTATTTAATGGGGATATAGAAGAAGGCATTTTGTTCATTAGTAAGTGGATTAGTGTACACCATAGGGGAAAAATAGCAACGGGTGAAGGATTGGGTATTATTTATATAGGATGGGAAAAGTCTATATTTATTCGTATTTCACGAACAAATAAGAATAGTATTGAAGTTTGTCTAGGTGATGATATAAGAATTCCAGTTAATTTACCTAATGATAAAGATAAAGTAATTATAGGCGTATTAGAAAATGTTGAACAATCATGGAAACTACCAATAGTTGGGAAGGTATTTGGCGATACTGCAAATTTTAAGGAAGTGATTAGAAATCTTAATGAGAGACTGACTTTTATCCAAGACTTTACTCATAAGAAACAAAGTATCGATTTTCATAATGAGACAAAATTGTTTATAAGAGAAGAAAAAGATCGTGTTTATTTTGAAATTGATTTTAATGGTTACAAAGTAACGGGATATACAAATGGAAACTACGAGAAGAAAGGGTTTCATGAGTTTGTAAAAGCATATAATAGATTCAATGTTTTTCAAGTGAGTTTATGCGATCTCAAAACAAAAAAAGAAGTGTTTTTCACAGTGAATAATAATGTGAAAATAGAATATTACGATTTACTTTTAGTGAGTGATTAA
- the brnQ gene encoding branched-chain amino acid transport system II carrier protein: MSQKAPVSFVVTIGFMLFALFFGAGNLIFPPMLGQLAGTNVWIANAGFLVTGVGLPLLAITAFVYSGKDDLRSLASRVHPVFGMIFTIILYLAIGPFFAIPRSGNVSFDIGVKPFLSEQAGSAPLILFTILFFALACFLSLNPMKIIHVVGKILTPIKLTFIGIIVVTAILYPIGTLQAPQADYTSHVFFKGFQEGYLTLDALVAFVFGMIIVNAIKEKGVTAKKQVLAACAKATMIAGLLLALFYTALSFMGASSVEKLGHLENGAEVLAKVSNYYFGSYGAILLGLMITVACLTTSVGLITACSSFFHSLFPKISYKKFAVILSVFSTLVANIGLTQLIKVSVPILMTMYPIAISLLFLTFLHNAFNGRPEVYQGSLLFTFLISLFDGLKAAGLENSFVHHYFTQYLPLYDVGLGWLLPSLIGGVCGYLISVFRKNVYHVQKQKEA; encoded by the coding sequence GTGTCACAGAAAGCGCCAGTTTCTTTTGTAGTTACGATAGGATTCATGTTATTTGCTCTGTTTTTTGGAGCGGGTAATTTAATTTTTCCGCCAATGCTTGGCCAATTAGCAGGAACAAATGTATGGATAGCCAATGCAGGTTTTTTGGTTACAGGGGTTGGGTTGCCTTTGCTAGCCATCACAGCCTTTGTTTATTCGGGAAAGGACGACTTGCGCTCCTTAGCCAGTCGCGTGCATCCCGTATTCGGAATGATATTCACGATTATTTTATATCTAGCAATCGGTCCGTTTTTTGCGATACCTAGATCCGGCAATGTATCGTTTGATATTGGGGTAAAGCCTTTCCTATCAGAACAGGCAGGTTCGGCACCGCTGATTCTATTTACCATCCTGTTTTTCGCACTTGCCTGCTTTTTATCGCTCAACCCTATGAAAATTATCCATGTAGTCGGAAAAATCTTAACTCCAATTAAATTAACATTTATCGGAATTATTGTAGTAACAGCTATTCTTTATCCAATTGGAACCCTCCAAGCCCCGCAAGCAGATTACACATCCCATGTATTTTTCAAGGGTTTTCAAGAAGGGTATTTAACTTTGGATGCGCTTGTCGCTTTTGTTTTTGGAATGATCATCGTGAATGCGATTAAAGAAAAAGGAGTTACTGCCAAAAAACAAGTTTTGGCTGCGTGCGCAAAAGCAACAATGATAGCCGGTTTACTGCTCGCTCTTTTCTATACTGCCCTTTCCTTTATGGGTGCCTCTAGTGTAGAAAAGTTGGGCCACTTAGAAAATGGCGCGGAAGTTTTGGCGAAAGTTTCGAATTACTACTTTGGTTCATATGGTGCCATTTTATTGGGACTAATGATTACAGTGGCATGCTTGACTACAAGTGTAGGGCTTATTACCGCCTGCTCTTCTTTTTTTCATTCATTGTTTCCGAAGATCTCTTACAAAAAATTTGCGGTTATTTTGTCTGTTTTCAGTACACTCGTTGCTAACATTGGATTGACGCAACTCATTAAGGTCTCCGTTCCGATCTTAATGACCATGTACCCGATTGCGATCTCGTTACTTTTCTTGACGTTTCTGCACAATGCATTCAATGGCAGACCAGAAGTGTATCAAGGAAGTTTGCTTTTCACTTTTCTGATTAGTCTGTTTGATGGCTTAAAGGCTGCTGGACTCGAAAACAGTTTTGTCCATCATTATTTTACTCAGTACCTTCCACTGTATGACGTAGGTTTAGGCTGGCTGCTGCCTTCTCTTATAGGGGGGGTATGCGGATACTTGATCAGTGTATTCCGGAAGAATGTGTACCACGTTCAAAAACAAAAGGAGGCATGA
- a CDS encoding DUF2306 domain-containing protein, with product MKLPKIWWGLFLVSLVVILPFMFPYLTLDPANSRITIIPGTVQYPLLVAHIVSAFIALLTGFFQFVDRIRLKKPKIHRFLGRVYVYSVFISGLLSLASIFYAEDFMKATSFLILSLAWLFTCWKGYRTAINRQYEEHRKWMIRSFGMTLVAVSARLLVPVLLLLYFILHGFSLPHGMETVIEEVLNVNIWAGLILNFVIVEWAILKK from the coding sequence ATGAAACTCCCTAAAATTTGGTGGGGATTATTTCTTGTATCGCTAGTGGTTATCCTTCCATTTATGTTTCCCTATTTAACATTAGACCCTGCAAACAGTCGCATAACGATTATTCCCGGCACTGTTCAGTATCCTTTATTAGTTGCTCATATCGTGTCTGCTTTTATTGCTCTTCTCACTGGTTTTTTCCAGTTTGTCGACCGAATTCGCCTGAAGAAACCAAAAATACACCGTTTTCTTGGGAGAGTTTATGTGTATAGTGTGTTTATCAGCGGACTCCTCTCTTTAGCGAGTATCTTTTATGCAGAAGATTTCATGAAGGCAACAAGCTTCCTGATCTTATCTTTGGCTTGGCTGTTCACTTGCTGGAAAGGGTATCGTACCGCCATCAACAGGCAATATGAGGAACACCGAAAATGGATGATCCGCAGTTTTGGAATGACATTAGTTGCCGTAAGCGCGCGTCTGTTGGTGCCAGTATTACTCCTTCTGTACTTTATTCTACACGGTTTTTCTCTTCCTCATGGTATGGAAACCGTCATTGAAGAGGTATTGAATGTAAACATTTGGGCTGGGCTCATTCTCAATTTTGTGATTGTCGAGTGGGCTATATTGAAAAAATAG